The stretch of DNA TGATGCTGTATATCCAAAATATACTTTAGTGGCTCCGCCAAAAATTTCGCTGGCAATTCCACCCGAACTAAATGTATAAGTACCTGCATTAGTGCCACCAACCGTATATGAAATGGTTTGAGTGTCAGCATTCCAAGTGATTTCTACCGATCTCCAGTTACCGTCTTTTAAGTTCCCCAGTTCAATATTATTGGTAAGATTAGACTGATCAGATGTTTTCCAAATTCTTCCATGTCCGTTGCTTCCTGTGGGATCAAAAGCCGGAGAGCCTGTGTTGGCGTATGTATCCAATTCCAATGCAATTCCGTTGGCAATACCTCTTGCTCCTAAACCATTGCCATCAGCTCCTGTTGCGCTGGTACCTGCAGAAGAATTTTGGAAGACAATAGCTATACCATCGGCTCCCGAAGATTTAGTTCCTAAATATGCTTGAAATCTTAATTGAAAGCTTTCAGAAAAATCAATCTTTCCTTTAGACCAAGCTTGACCAGATTGATTGTTGGAAGCAGGTGTTAATGTTATTTCATAATAATCAGAACTGGTTGCTGAACCGTTTAATTGGAAGTAGGTACTTACGGGGCTTGTAAATCCGTTTTCTTCACAATCAGAAATCCCGTCATTATCATCATCCAGATCAATATCATCGGGTATGCCGTCTCCGTCCGAATCAATAGGCATTGAAGAGGTGGGGCAATTGATAGTGGGAGCAGAAGCATTGTATGCGATTTTCTCCAACTGAATATCATCTATATAATAATCATTCCCTGATGAAGCTGCCAATTCATTATAGATCTCTATGGAAATATCGTTACTGCTACATCCCGTAGGCATGGTAAAGTCATAACTTAGCTGTGCCCAATCTGTGGATGCACTATATATACTTGCATTGCTACTTTCTCCCAGTAAAGCACCCGTAGAAATATCTTTGATTCGGATAATCACATGGCTACTCGGATTCACAATAAAATACCACATTGAAACCCTGTAGGTGGAACCCGCACTGAGCCCGGAAACACTCCGTTTATAGATTGGGATGTCTTCTAAATTTCCTGCATTAATAGCTAGGACATTTCCATATGTGTCCCCTGATGTATGGTCATAAACCAAGGATTTGGATGTGTTTGCCGATCCGTTCTCAGTTTGTGTCCAGCTATAATAATCATTTTGGTTGACCCCATACCAAATCAGTTCAGGTGCAACTACGGCATAGTATCCGTTTTCTAAATCATTGGCTGCATAAGCACCATTAGGGTCTGCCTGCGTTGCTTTTGAATAGGCAAACTGGTATGCACTTCCAGCAGCGCCGGTAACTACATAAGGAGAAGTTGTTCGGAGTTCTGCCGTAGTTAAATCCGTGACTCCGGAAGGAATATTTGTCGCTCCGAAATCGTCCTTGAAGACAACCTGCGCCTGTAAGCCCATGGCTGCAAACAACAGAAGTATTTTTATGTTCTTTTTAAAAATTTTCATTTATAATAAGTTAAAAATTGTGTTATTGAGAAATCTTCTTTAAACTTTTTTAATAGGTTTCTTTATAAGAATATGCAAGGGGGAGGACGGATGGAAAAGGAATGCCGATAAAAATCAGAAATCAGTTTATTCTTATATGCATTGACCTTGGGTTTCTTTTCATTTGTTAAAATAATTTGGTCAATATATTTCTGACTATTATTGCATGCAATTTCCTTTTGGCTATTTGAAAAAGAAAAAGTGGCAAGATTACTTTTTGTTATGTACAGAGCCGATGGATTGGATTGATCATTGTTAATAAAGACTTTTTGTAAATCCGGTACCGAATTTTTTATGATTGCTCTTTTTTTATTTTTCTTTACTTCCGTTCCGCCCTTTTCTACTGTATAGATTTGTCTATTTTTATTGCTGTCTTTGGTGATGTAGGCTACTTTGGCAGAAGAGAAATCCTGTAAGTTTACGACTGTAGTGCCATCCGTAATATAAATTGTAGCCTGGAGTTCCTGAGGGATTTGGATAATAACAGCCTTGTCTGATATGTGTATTAAGGAGCTGTCTTTTACATATATTTGTGAACATATGTATAAAGGAAGAAAACATAAAAGTAAGAATGAGAAATAAGACCTCATTCTTGGTGGTACTTTTGAGTTTTTCATTTCATCTATTTGATTGCTTTTGGAATCAAAATAGTCCTACTTAGACTACTTTTCTGATGCAAAAGTAAACAAAATTATTATTAAATATAAATACTTATGAATACGAAATTTTAACCTGAAATGTATTGATATGTAAATCAGTTTGTTGAAAAGTAGTCTAATAAGGACTACATTTTTTATGTTAAATTCGTTGGGAATAACCTAAAAACCCCCAACGAAATGACATTTGAGTTCTTTTTACCTTCCGCAGGTACCGTAAAAAACATCCAACTCAGACTTACCGACCAACAACAAAATAAGACCTTTAGCTTCAGGACATTTTTAAGAATCTCGGAAGAAGATTGGGACACGGAAAAACAACGCCCGAAAAACATTTATCTGAAGAAGTATAAAAAACTGAATACCAAGTTGGATATGATAAAGAAAGAACTTGCAGAGTACATTCGGGAAAAGCGTTGTGAGAAAAAACAGGTAGGACAAAGGGAATTGTCGAGAAAAATTAAATCCTCTTGTGCAGAAAAGAGGAAAGAATTTCCGGAA from Faecalibacter sp. LW9 encodes:
- a CDS encoding lectin-like domain-containing protein; translated protein: MKIFKKNIKILLLFAAMGLQAQVVFKDDFGATNIPSGVTDLTTAELRTTSPYVVTGAAGSAYQFAYSKATQADPNGAYAANDLENGYYAVVAPELIWYGVNQNDYYSWTQTENGSANTSKSLVYDHTSGDTYGNVLAINAGNLEDIPIYKRSVSGLSAGSTYRVSMWYFIVNPSSHVIIRIKDISTGALLGESSNASIYSASTDWAQLSYDFTMPTGCSSNDISIEIYNELAASSGNDYYIDDIQLEKIAYNASAPTINCPTSSMPIDSDGDGIPDDIDLDDDNDGISDCEENGFTSPVSTYFQLNGSATSSDYYEITLTPASNNQSGQAWSKGKIDFSESFQLRFQAYLGTKSSGADGIAIVFQNSSAGTSATGADGNGLGARGIANGIALELDTYANTGSPAFDPTGSNGHGRIWKTSDQSNLTNNIELGNLKDGNWRSVEITWNADTQTISYTVGGTNAGTYTFSSGGIASEIFGGATKVYFGYTASTGALNNLQKIKFVDPCLDLPIKMDSDNDGIPDYLDLDSDNDGCPDAIEGDENVDPSHLNPDGSIDITNNGGVDADGVPNLVNSGGIADIGGDQGQGVGSSKDAGVNGCPTTCTKPGATGTPDGYTKVGVSTMKSQVNGWPENISNGFIALDSKEKGFVITRVTHVGGTDGTPVSTDSIADPKEGMLVYDIQDQCVKLYNGTAWNCIEKSCNE